The genomic window TCACTCGCAAGGCCTATCAAGCCCTGCCGCGGCTGTTCGTGCTCGCGGACTCATTGCACCACGGGTCCGCGCAGGCATGGGCGCTCGGCGCGACCGATACCATTCAGCGGCCGTTCGATCCCGACAGCATCCTGCATCGTATCCGTCACGCTTTTCCCGAGACCCCGGAAGACGAGCATACCAGCGCGGCAAGAATTCTCGCCAAGGGCGTCGCTGCCGCGCAGGCTGTGATGGTCAAAATCTTCCAGCGGCTACCGGCAGGCACGCCTCTCACCTTTGAGGATGTGATGAAAGCCGAGGCGCAGATCCTTGAAGCGCTCAAGCGAAGCTCGCTGAAGGACTGGCTCGCTGCGGTCAGCAAGCATCACAAGCGCAGCTATCGGCATACGCTCGTTGTGACGGGTTACGCGGTCGCATTCTCTCAGTATCTCGGCATGCGCGATGAGGACCAGCGCCGGATTGCGCGCGCGGCACTCGTCCATGACGTCGGCAAAGCCTTCATTCCGGTCATCATCCTCGAGAAATCCGGAGAGCTGACCGACGAAGAGAATGCCATCATGGCAGAGCATGTCCGCCTGGGTTACGACGCGCTCAAGAAGCAGGGCGGATTCCCCGGAGAAATGCTCGACGTCGTGCTGCATCATCACGAGATGCTGGACGGCACTGGATACCCTGACGGCCTTCTTTCCGACCGCATCAGCGACATCGTCCGCATCATTACCTTGGTTGACACCTACGCGATGCTGATGGAGCCGCATGACGACATGCCTGTTATGACTCCTGACCAAGCATTTGGAGTCATGGAATTGATGAACGGAAAGCTCGACAGCGCACTGCTGCAAGCCTTCCGCCCGGTGGCATTCGGAGTTTAAGCTCTCTCACATTCGAGCGCGCTGACCAGCTCTAGTGTCCCGAATCCAAAGTCCGCACTATCGTGCAGCGCGCTCCGCAGCGGAATTTGGATTCGAGAGGACACTAGTAAATCTATGATTCTAGTGTGGTTCAGGTTCAGAAGTTCGCTGGAAGGACTCGCAGGAAAAATCGGGCGAACTTCTGAACCACCACACTAGGTGCTTCACCTCTTGCAACGATGCAACGATAAGCAGACATCTTCTGTAATCATCAACACAGGAGCGATGCCATGCCCTTCGTCCGCATTGATCTCGCCAAAGGAAAAACACCCAGCCATCGCAAGGCAATCGGCGAAATCGTCTACAAGGCGATGACCGAGATCATCAATGTACCCAAGGACGACAAATTCCAGGTCATCACCGAGCACGAGGCGGACGACCTGAATTTTCCCGAAAGCTATCTTGGCATCACCTACAGCAAGGACATCGTCTTCATTCAAATCACCCTCAACACCGGGCGAACGATCGACATGAAGAAGGCGTTCTACAAGCGCATTGCGGACGATCTGCACGAGCAGCTCAAGATCCGCCGCGAAGACATCATTATAAATCTGGTTGAAGTCGCCAAAGAGAACTGGTCATTCGGGAACGGCATCGCACAGTACGGTTGACGTGCACTAGTGTCCTGAATCCAAAGTTCGCCTCATCGTGCAGCACGTTCCGAAGCGAACTTTGGATTCGAAAGGACACTAGCAAATTTATGATTCTAGTGTGGTTGAAGTTCAGAAGTTCGCCGGAAGTGACTTGCAGGAAAAAACGAGCGAACTTCTGAACCACCACACTAGCGCTATTTCGTCTTGGGAGAAGCCTTCCGCGGATAAATCGTTTCGCCACGACTCAGCATCGTGACGAACGTTTCGATGCGGCGGGCGCGCGTTTCCGCCTTCTTTGCGGTGTGGACGCGATGCAGGATCGCGTAGCGGTTGACGCTGTCCAGTGTCGCAAAGAAGCTCTTGGCTTTCTTATCCCGCGCTAATGCGGCATCGAGATCTTCTGGAACCGTTGCCGTGCTTTGCGGCGCGTAGGCTGCATCCCACCTGCCGTCCGATTTCGCTTGCTCAACATGACGCAGGCCTGCGGCCGTCATACGCCCTTCCTTCATGAGCGCGAGGGCACGATCGCGATTCTTTCCCGACCATTTGCTGCTGGCCTTGCGCGGCGTGAAGCGGACCAGCCACCAATCCTCGTCAAATTTGTCGAGTTGACCATCGATCCAACCATGACAAAGCGCGCCGTCGATGGCTTCCTGGCGAGAGACACTCGCTGCCTTTGCCGATTTCTTGGCAAGCTTGAGCCACACGCCGCGCGACGTTCCAGGCTGCGCTTTGAGCCAAGATTCCCACGCCTCCAGCGAGGCGAACGCCTTGATCGGAAGATCGCGTGAAGGCTTAGCTTTGGAAGGCTTGGCCTTGGAAGACTTAACGTTAGAAGATTTGGCGTCGCCGACCGTCATGTTTCCGCGACAGGGCTTAGCTTCTTCTCAAGAGCCTCGATGCGCGCCTTGAGGGCGTCGTTTTCCTCGCGCGCGAGACGGGCCATATCCTTGACCGCCTCGAATTCTTCGCGCTTGACGAGATCGAGATCGCGAAGGATGCGCTCCGCCTGACCGCGGATCACAGTCTCCATTTCGCGCTTCACACCCTGCGCAGCGCCCGCCGCATCGTTCATCAACCGCGCAACGTCGTCAAAAAACCGATTGGTGGTCTGCGTCATAATCAAACTCCGAAAGACGATTTGCCGCTCGCGGCCCGTTCAGACAATGGTGATAGCGCAGCCGCGACGCAAGATGTAAGAAGCCCAAATCGAGCCCGTCATCCTTGCCGGAACCAGTCCGTTCATGATGCTCACCATCACATTCCCCGTCTTCGACCCTGTCGCCATCGCCATTGGGCCGATCGCGATCCGGTGGTACGCGCTCGCTTATATCGGCGGTATTGTACTCGGCTGGATCTATGCACGCAAAATCATTCGCAGCGAACGGCTGTGGGGTGGTAAGGCACCGTTCACAGTGGTCGATTTCGATGATTTCATCCTGTGGGTGACGCTCGGCATCATCCTCGGCGGCCGCACCGGCTATGTGTTGTTTTACAATCTTCCTTATTTTGCCCAGCATCCGACCGAAATCTTCGAACTCTGGAAAGGCGGCATGTCTTTCCATGGCGGCTTCACAGGCTGCGTTATCGCTGTGCTGCTGTTTGGCTGGAAGCGTAACATTTCTGTCTTGTCGCTCGGTGACGTGACCTGCGCGGTTGGGCCGATTGGTTTGC from Nitrobacteraceae bacterium AZCC 1564 includes these protein-coding regions:
- a CDS encoding HD-GYP domain-containing protein (c-di-GMP phosphodiesterase class II) (product_source=COG2206; cath_funfam=1.10.3210.10,3.40.50.2300; cog=COG2206; pfam=PF01966; smart=SM00471; superfamily=109604,52172) — its product is MALAERSQKKRRLLLASDIEDQSEELADILRNAGNVETISIFDLPDHPASDFSGVVVDIDLTSVEAVQRVRTKLTRKAYQALPRLFVLADSLHHGSAQAWALGATDTIQRPFDPDSILHRIRHAFPETPEDEHTSAARILAKGVAAAQAVMVKIFQRLPAGTPLTFEDVMKAEAQILEALKRSSLKDWLAAVSKHHKRSYRHTLVVTGYAVAFSQYLGMRDEDQRRIARAALVHDVGKAFIPVIILEKSGELTDEENAIMAEHVRLGYDALKKQGGFPGEMLDVVLHHHEMLDGTGYPDGLLSDRISDIVRIITLVDTYAMLMEPHDDMPVMTPDQAFGVMELMNGKLDSALLQAFRPVAFGV
- a CDS encoding 4-oxalocrotonate tautomerase (product_source=KO:K01821; cath_funfam=3.30.429.10; cog=COG1942; ko=KO:K01821; pfam=PF14552; superfamily=55331), whose protein sequence is MPFVRIDLAKGKTPSHRKAIGEIVYKAMTEIINVPKDDKFQVITEHEADDLNFPESYLGITYSKDIVFIQITLNTGRTIDMKKAFYKRIADDLHEQLKIRREDIIINLVEVAKENWSFGNGIAQYG
- a CDS encoding uncharacterized protein YdeI (YjbR/CyaY-like superfamily) (product_source=COG4430; cog=COG4430; pfam=PF13376), with protein sequence MTVGDAKSSNVKSSKAKPSKAKPSRDLPIKAFASLEAWESWLKAQPGTSRGVWLKLAKKSAKAASVSRQEAIDGALCHGWIDGQLDKFDEDWWLVRFTPRKASSKWSGKNRDRALALMKEGRMTAAGLRHVEQAKSDGRWDAAYAPQSTATVPEDLDAALARDKKAKSFFATLDSVNRYAILHRVHTAKKAETRARRIETFVTMLSRGETIYPRKASPKTK
- a CDS encoding BMFP domain-containing protein YqiC (product_source=COG2960; cog=COG2960; pfam=PF04380; superfamily=47162), which encodes MTQTTNRFFDDVARLMNDAAGAAQGVKREMETVIRGQAERILRDLDLVKREEFEAVKDMARLAREENDALKARIEALEKKLSPVAET
- a CDS encoding phosphatidylglycerol:prolipoprotein diacylglycerol transferase (product_source=KO:K13292; cog=COG0682; ko=KO:K13292; pfam=PF01790; tigrfam=TIGR00544; transmembrane_helix_parts=Outside_1_19,TMhelix_20_39,Inside_40_63,TMhelix_64_83,Outside_84_102,TMhelix_103_122,Inside_123_126,TMhelix_127_149,Outside_150_183,TMhelix_184_206,Inside_207_210,TMhelix_211_228,Outside_229_237,TMhelix_238_260,Inside_261_281), whose amino-acid sequence is MMLTITFPVFDPVAIAIGPIAIRWYALAYIGGIVLGWIYARKIIRSERLWGGKAPFTVVDFDDFILWVTLGIILGGRTGYVLFYNLPYFAQHPTEIFELWKGGMSFHGGFTGCVIAVLLFGWKRNISVLSLGDVTCAVGPIGLLLGRLANFINSELWGRHADPSLPWAMIFPNGGPLPRHPSQLYEAGLEGIVLFIILALLIRAGALKRPGFIIGAFATFYGIFRIIGEFFREPDPQLGFLWGGLTMGMLLSIPMIIVGIAFMLTAWKRGPRNTDVGATGA